From a region of the Georgenia yuyongxinii genome:
- a CDS encoding peptidylprolyl isomerase — MEATLHTSAGDIIVELYPNHAPKTVKNFTELATGARTWTDPSTGEETNRPLYDGVIFHRIIPNFMIQGGDPLGTGTGGPGYTFDDEIHPELSFTEPYILAMANAGKQMGKGTNGSQFFITTAATTWLQGKHTIFGKVVDTASRAVVDAIGAAATGRNDRPVEDIVINSVTVTE; from the coding sequence ATGGAAGCGACACTGCACACCTCTGCCGGCGACATCATCGTCGAGCTGTACCCGAACCACGCACCCAAGACGGTCAAGAACTTCACCGAGCTGGCCACCGGCGCCCGCACGTGGACGGACCCGTCGACCGGTGAGGAGACCAACCGCCCCCTCTACGACGGCGTGATCTTCCACCGGATCATCCCGAACTTCATGATCCAGGGCGGAGATCCCCTCGGCACCGGGACCGGCGGCCCCGGGTACACCTTCGACGACGAGATCCACCCCGAGCTGAGCTTCACGGAGCCCTACATCCTCGCCATGGCGAACGCGGGCAAGCAGATGGGTAAGGGCACCAACGGCTCCCAGTTCTTCATCACGACCGCGGCGACCACCTGGCTGCAGGGCAAGCACACGATCTTCGGCAAGGTGGTCGACACCGCCTCCCGCGCCGTCGTCGACGCCATCGGAGCCGCCGCGACCGGCCGCAACGACCGCCCCGTGGAGGACATCGTCATCAACTCGGTCACCGTCACCGAGTAG
- a CDS encoding DUF6098 family protein, translated as MTASTIDRPTTIGRSAPTDHLAQLPTLGTLAELSSLQRDHDTLFLRISPDPDTDRLRGHRDGESGFLLPGLPAWSLRPEEWWPAGPRLWAARQLVRHGYLLSGGKGNRMWLLTGEVVGRSADGEPLVAGWTPWAYLASGVLAAAESQYTAWRFRSVC; from the coding sequence ATGACTGCCAGCACCATCGACCGCCCCACCACCATCGGCCGGAGCGCTCCGACCGATCACCTCGCCCAGCTGCCGACGCTGGGCACCCTCGCCGAGCTGAGCAGCCTGCAGCGTGATCACGACACGCTGTTCTTGCGCATCTCCCCCGACCCGGACACCGACCGGTTGCGCGGGCACCGCGACGGCGAGAGCGGGTTCCTGCTGCCCGGGCTGCCCGCCTGGTCGCTGCGTCCCGAGGAGTGGTGGCCCGCCGGGCCGCGGCTGTGGGCGGCGCGCCAGCTCGTGCGCCACGGCTACCTGCTCTCGGGGGGCAAGGGCAACCGCATGTGGCTCCTGACCGGCGAGGTGGTCGGGCGCAGCGCCGACGGGGAGCCGCTCGTGGCCGGCTGGACGCCGTGGGCCTACCTCGCCTCCGGCGTCCTTGCTGCCGCCGAGAGCCAGTACACCGCATGGCGGTTCCGCTCCGTGTGCTGA
- the gyrA gene encoding DNA gyrase subunit A, translating to MITARDHVERVDLQLEMQRSYLDYAMSVIVSRALPDVRDGLKPVHRRVIYAMYDGGYRPDSSFSKCSRVVGEVMGQYHPHGDTSIYDALVRLVQPWSLRYPLVSGQGNFGSPGNLGAAAPRYTECKMAPLALEMVRDIDAETVDFQDNYDGRNQEPTVLPARFPNLLVNGSEGIAVGMATRIPPHNLREVAEGVQWFLEHPEATKEELLGELMLRIKGPDFPTGATILGRKGIEDMYRTGRGSITQRAVVEVQEIQGRQCLVVTELPYQVNPDRLSEKIVDGVRDGRITGIADIRDESSGRNGQKLVIVLKRDAVAKVVLNNLYKHTQLQDNFPANMLALVDGVPRTLSLDGFVRHWVNHQVDVIVRRTRFKLRKAEERIHILRGLLKALDALDEVIALIRRSPTVDEARQGLIALLEIDEVQAEAILTMQLRRLAALERQKILDDFQALEAEISGYKEILASPLRQREIVSEELAAIVTKYGDDRRTTILPFDGDMSIEDLIPEESVVVTITRGGYAKRTRVDNYRSQRRGGKGVRGAQLREDDIVEHFGVTSTHRWLLFFTNLGRVYRIKGYELPEAGRDAKGQHVANLLAFQPGETIAQVISLKDYEQADYLVLATRRGLVKKTRLSEYNTNRSGGVIGINLREDEDGTPDAVVAARLVNAEDDLLLVSRKGQSIRFTATDEALRPMGRATSGVTGMKFREDDELLAMDVVKEWYQNSALLVVTEGGYAKRTAVSEYRVQGRGGLGIKVANLVESRGDLVGALLTAPDDEVLVIMEGGKVVRSAVAEVNLTGRNTQGVTFARPDKGDRIIAIARNVELKVEKEEHLVSGETAASPEESDTGADVPEAGTASGTADTVASSQDEPAADDGANG from the coding sequence GTGATCACCGCGCGCGACCACGTCGAGCGGGTCGACCTGCAGCTGGAGATGCAGCGCTCCTACCTCGACTACGCGATGAGCGTCATCGTCTCGCGCGCCCTGCCGGACGTGCGGGACGGCCTCAAGCCGGTCCACCGCCGCGTGATCTACGCGATGTACGACGGCGGCTACCGGCCGGACTCGAGCTTCTCCAAGTGCTCGCGCGTGGTCGGCGAGGTCATGGGCCAGTACCACCCACACGGCGACACCTCGATCTACGACGCCCTGGTGCGCCTGGTCCAGCCGTGGTCCTTGCGCTACCCGCTCGTGTCCGGGCAGGGCAACTTCGGCTCCCCGGGCAACCTCGGCGCCGCGGCCCCGCGGTACACCGAGTGCAAGATGGCGCCGCTCGCGCTGGAGATGGTCCGCGACATCGACGCCGAGACCGTCGACTTCCAGGACAACTACGACGGGCGCAACCAGGAACCCACCGTCCTGCCCGCCCGCTTCCCCAACCTGCTGGTCAACGGTTCCGAGGGCATCGCCGTCGGCATGGCCACGCGCATCCCCCCGCACAACCTGCGCGAGGTCGCCGAGGGCGTCCAGTGGTTCCTGGAGCACCCCGAAGCCACCAAGGAGGAGCTTCTCGGCGAGCTCATGCTGCGCATCAAGGGGCCCGACTTCCCCACCGGTGCCACCATCCTGGGCCGCAAGGGCATCGAGGACATGTACCGCACCGGCCGCGGGTCCATCACCCAGCGGGCCGTGGTCGAGGTCCAGGAGATCCAGGGCCGGCAGTGCCTCGTCGTGACGGAGCTGCCCTACCAGGTCAACCCGGACCGCCTGAGCGAGAAGATCGTCGACGGCGTGCGTGACGGGCGCATCACCGGCATCGCGGACATCCGCGACGAGTCCTCCGGCCGTAACGGCCAGAAGCTGGTGATCGTCCTCAAGCGTGACGCCGTCGCCAAGGTGGTGCTCAACAACCTCTACAAGCACACCCAGCTGCAGGACAACTTCCCGGCGAACATGCTCGCCCTGGTCGACGGCGTCCCGCGCACCCTCAGCCTCGACGGGTTCGTGCGGCACTGGGTGAACCACCAGGTCGACGTGATCGTCCGGCGCACCCGCTTCAAGCTGCGCAAGGCCGAGGAGCGCATCCACATCCTGCGCGGCCTGCTCAAGGCGCTCGACGCCCTCGACGAGGTCATCGCGTTGATCCGCCGCTCCCCCACGGTCGACGAGGCCCGCCAGGGCCTCATCGCGCTCCTCGAGATCGACGAGGTGCAGGCCGAGGCGATCCTCACCATGCAGCTGCGGCGTCTGGCCGCCCTCGAGCGTCAGAAGATCCTCGACGACTTCCAGGCCCTCGAGGCCGAGATCAGCGGCTACAAGGAGATCCTCGCCTCCCCGCTGCGCCAGCGGGAGATCGTCTCCGAGGAGCTCGCCGCGATCGTCACGAAGTACGGCGACGACCGGCGCACCACGATCCTGCCCTTCGACGGTGACATGTCGATCGAGGACCTCATCCCCGAGGAGAGCGTGGTCGTCACGATCACTCGGGGCGGCTACGCCAAGCGCACCCGGGTGGACAACTATCGCTCCCAGCGCCGCGGAGGCAAGGGCGTGCGCGGTGCACAGCTGCGCGAGGACGACATCGTCGAGCACTTCGGTGTCACGTCCACCCACCGCTGGCTGCTGTTCTTCACCAACCTCGGGCGGGTCTACCGCATCAAGGGCTACGAGCTCCCCGAGGCCGGCCGCGACGCCAAGGGCCAGCATGTGGCCAACCTGCTGGCGTTCCAGCCCGGTGAGACCATCGCCCAGGTCATCTCCCTCAAGGACTACGAGCAGGCGGACTACCTCGTGCTCGCCACGCGGCGTGGCCTGGTCAAGAAGACGCGTCTGAGCGAGTACAACACCAACCGCTCGGGCGGCGTGATCGGCATCAACCTGCGGGAGGACGAGGATGGCACGCCCGACGCCGTCGTCGCCGCGCGCTTGGTCAACGCGGAGGACGACCTGCTGCTCGTCTCCCGCAAGGGCCAGTCGATCCGCTTCACCGCCACCGACGAGGCGCTGCGCCCGATGGGTCGGGCGACCTCCGGCGTCACGGGCATGAAGTTCCGTGAGGACGACGAGCTGCTCGCCATGGACGTCGTCAAGGAGTGGTACCAGAACTCCGCCCTGCTGGTGGTGACCGAGGGCGGCTACGCCAAGCGCACCGCCGTCAGCGAGTACCGGGTCCAGGGCCGCGGCGGGCTCGGCATCAAGGTCGCCAACCTCGTCGAGTCTCGCGGGGACCTGGTGGGTGCGCTGCTCACGGCCCCCGACGACGAGGTGCTCGTCATCATGGAGGGCGGCAAGGTGGTGCGCTCCGCCGTCGCCGAGGTGAACCTCACCGGCCGCAACACCCAGGGCGTGACCTTCGCCCGCCCGGACAAGGGCGACCGGATCATCGCCATCGCCCGCAACGTCGAGCTCAAGGTCGAGAAGGAGGAGCACCTCGTCTCCGGCGAGACCGCCGCCAGCCCCGAGGAGAGCGACACCGGGGCGGACGTGCCGGAGGCCGGGACGGCATCGGGCACGGCGGACACGGTAGCGTCCTCCCAGGACGAGCCCGCCGCCGACGACGGCGCGAACGGCTGA
- a CDS encoding aminodeoxychorismate/anthranilate synthase component II gives MTPDVAPPRTPQPTDGSTVTAANILVVDNYDSFVYTIVGYLQQLGAATTVVRNDAVPAVDGYDGVLVSPGPGTPKEAGASLDVIAACAERALPMLGVCLGHQALGELFGGVVTHAPELMHGKTSAVEHAGAGVFAGLPSPLTATRYHSLAVVRDTVPAELEITATTAGGIVMGLRHRTLPLHGVQFHPESVLTEGGHRLLANWLAVTGDDGAVARSEGLAPLVNR, from the coding sequence ATGACGCCCGACGTCGCCCCGCCCCGCACGCCTCAGCCCACCGACGGGAGCACCGTGACCGCAGCGAACATCCTCGTTGTCGACAACTACGACAGCTTCGTCTACACGATCGTCGGCTACCTCCAGCAGCTCGGTGCCGCGACCACGGTCGTGCGCAACGACGCGGTGCCGGCCGTGGACGGCTACGACGGCGTCCTTGTCTCCCCGGGGCCGGGCACCCCCAAGGAGGCCGGCGCCTCCCTCGACGTCATCGCGGCCTGCGCCGAGCGCGCCCTGCCGATGCTCGGCGTCTGCCTGGGGCACCAGGCCCTCGGGGAGCTCTTCGGCGGGGTGGTCACCCACGCGCCTGAGCTCATGCACGGCAAGACCTCCGCGGTCGAGCACGCCGGAGCCGGTGTCTTCGCCGGGCTTCCCAGCCCGCTCACCGCCACGCGGTACCACTCGCTCGCCGTCGTGCGCGACACCGTCCCCGCGGAGCTGGAGATCACCGCCACCACCGCCGGCGGGATCGTGATGGGCCTGCGGCACCGGACGCTGCCGTTGCACGGTGTGCAGTTCCACCCCGAGTCGGTCCTCACCGAGGGCGGGCACCGGCTGCTCGCCAACTGGCTGGCGGTCACCGGCGACGACGGCGCCGTCGCCCGCTCCGAGGGCCTCGCCCCGCTCGTCAACCGCTGA
- a CDS encoding rhomboid family intramembrane serine protease, with protein sequence MSAQIPEQTGTAEVPVCPRHPGVVSYVRCQRCGRPACAQCQRPAAVGIQCVDCVREAQARVPSTRTVFGGRARHGRPVVTLTIIGICVAVYLLVAVFGGSLQQHLVFAPGVGDVQPYRFLTSAFLHGGVLHLALNMYALWIVGSVVEPALGRWRYAALYLLSALGGSVAVLLLASPDNSSWFTAVVGASGAVFGLFAAIFLVLRRLGRDATQILVLIALNFGLGFVVAGISWQAHLGGAVVGAVLAASYVYAPQERRTLVSGLATAGMLAVLVVLTMLKYALA encoded by the coding sequence ATGAGCGCACAGATCCCCGAGCAGACCGGCACCGCGGAGGTGCCGGTCTGCCCGCGTCACCCCGGCGTCGTGTCCTACGTACGCTGCCAGCGCTGCGGGCGGCCGGCGTGCGCGCAGTGCCAGCGGCCCGCGGCCGTGGGTATCCAGTGCGTCGACTGCGTACGGGAGGCACAGGCCCGCGTCCCGTCCACCCGCACGGTCTTCGGCGGTCGCGCCCGGCACGGCCGGCCGGTGGTCACGCTGACGATCATCGGGATCTGCGTGGCGGTCTACCTGCTCGTCGCGGTGTTCGGTGGCTCGCTGCAGCAGCACCTGGTCTTCGCCCCGGGCGTCGGAGACGTCCAGCCGTACCGGTTCCTCACCTCGGCGTTCCTCCACGGTGGGGTCCTCCACCTCGCGCTCAACATGTACGCCCTGTGGATCGTCGGGAGCGTGGTGGAACCGGCGCTCGGGCGATGGCGTTACGCCGCGCTCTACCTGCTCTCCGCGCTGGGCGGGTCCGTCGCCGTGCTCCTGCTGGCCAGCCCGGACAACTCCTCCTGGTTCACCGCCGTCGTCGGCGCGTCCGGGGCGGTCTTCGGCCTGTTCGCGGCGATCTTCCTGGTTCTGCGGCGCCTCGGCCGGGACGCGACCCAGATCCTGGTGCTCATCGCCCTCAACTTCGGGCTCGGGTTTGTCGTCGCCGGCATCTCCTGGCAGGCGCACTTGGGCGGTGCCGTGGTGGGGGCGGTGCTTGCGGCGTCCTACGTGTACGCGCCCCAGGAGCGCCGCACCCTGGTCTCCGGCCTGGCCACCGCGGGGATGCTCGCCGTCCTCGTGGTGCTCACCATGCTGAAGTACGCCCTCGCCTGA
- a CDS encoding DUF881 domain-containing protein gives MSVGPAAPHDGDAARTGPPSPPAGHRPVPSRSIATAVVAALAGLLFATNAQVFAGDEDRHPQNLEDLARVESARLERLEAENAALRGEVRGFLGAEEKDPEAGPAGRLAAQAAGQSAATGPGLMVELWDAPQQTDGLAATLPPDSLVVHQQDIEGVMNALWAGGAEAMTVQGHRVVSTTGVRCVGNVLHIDGRTYSPPYEIQAIGDPGMLRDSLLADPRVQVYLDYVEAVGLGWSVRPAEKLALPAYAGSLTLTHAQVLNGPGSGA, from the coding sequence ATGAGCGTCGGTCCCGCCGCGCCCCACGACGGCGACGCGGCACGCACCGGCCCCCCGTCGCCGCCTGCCGGTCACCGGCCCGTGCCGTCCCGCTCGATCGCCACCGCTGTCGTGGCCGCGCTGGCCGGGCTGCTCTTCGCCACCAACGCCCAGGTATTTGCGGGCGACGAGGACCGCCACCCGCAGAACCTCGAGGACCTCGCCCGCGTCGAGAGCGCTCGGCTGGAGCGGCTCGAGGCCGAGAATGCCGCCCTGCGCGGGGAGGTCCGGGGGTTCCTCGGCGCGGAGGAGAAGGACCCGGAGGCGGGGCCGGCCGGCCGGCTAGCGGCCCAGGCGGCCGGGCAGAGCGCGGCCACCGGACCGGGCCTGATGGTCGAGCTGTGGGACGCCCCCCAGCAGACCGACGGGCTCGCCGCCACCCTGCCGCCCGACTCCCTCGTGGTGCACCAGCAGGACATCGAGGGCGTGATGAACGCCCTGTGGGCCGGCGGCGCCGAGGCGATGACCGTACAGGGGCACCGGGTGGTCTCCACCACGGGGGTGCGGTGCGTGGGCAACGTGCTGCACATCGACGGCAGGACCTACTCCCCGCCGTACGAGATCCAGGCGATCGGCGACCCGGGGATGCTTCGCGACTCGCTCCTGGCAGACCCGCGCGTGCAGGTCTACCTCGACTACGTCGAGGCCGTGGGACTCGGCTGGTCGGTGCGCCCCGCGGAGAAGCTGGCGCTCCCTGCCTACGCCGGCTCCCTCACCCTGACCCACGCGCAGGTCCTCAACGGCCCGGGCAGCGGCGCATGA
- a CDS encoding DUF3566 domain-containing protein yields MSGRPEATAQGLPAGAPAGAPTAAPPAGSTAGGTRSAEAPRPTASGAAPEAAVRDVGPRRVRLSLSRVDPWSAMKLSFLLSVALGVMIVVAAAVVWFVLDSMQVFAKVEELLVSIGSENFLQLMQYVEFDRVMSFATIVGVVDVLLLTALGTIGAFLYNIVAALVGGLHVTLTDD; encoded by the coding sequence ATGTCCGGGCGGCCGGAGGCAACGGCGCAGGGCTTGCCGGCGGGCGCCCCGGCTGGCGCACCGACGGCGGCGCCGCCCGCGGGCAGCACCGCGGGGGGAACCCGGTCGGCGGAGGCGCCCCGGCCGACGGCGTCAGGCGCGGCCCCCGAGGCGGCGGTGCGCGACGTCGGCCCCCGGCGGGTACGGCTCTCGCTCTCCCGGGTCGACCCCTGGTCCGCCATGAAGCTGTCGTTCCTGCTCTCCGTGGCGCTGGGCGTCATGATCGTCGTCGCCGCCGCGGTCGTGTGGTTCGTGCTCGACTCCATGCAGGTCTTCGCGAAGGTCGAGGAGCTGCTCGTCTCGATCGGCTCCGAGAACTTCCTGCAGCTCATGCAGTACGTGGAGTTCGACCGGGTGATGTCGTTCGCCACGATCGTGGGCGTGGTGGACGTGCTCCTGCTGACCGCACTGGGCACCATCGGCGCCTTCCTCTACAACATCGTCGCCGCCCTGGTCGGAGGGCTGCACGTGACCCTGACCGACGACTGA
- a CDS encoding DUF721 domain-containing protein, with protein MAERRHPEERPDTDPAPDTDPALDADAVARLALERAREAARARGHYRAPRRRRAGRGELPDVPGPADTDEAAAAGGSTWRPGPGLGWGISGPGPSRRDPQPLAGIAARLMAQHGWSTSVGVGGVVGRWREVVGDQLADHCEVETFEEGELVVRASSTAWATQLRLLLPQLERRLAEEVGEGTVTKIVVLGPGGPSWKHGKRSVPGRGPRDTYG; from the coding sequence GTGGCTGAGCGCCGCCATCCCGAGGAGCGCCCCGACACCGACCCCGCCCCCGACACCGACCCCGCCCTTGACGCCGATGCCGTCGCCCGACTTGCCCTCGAGCGCGCCCGGGAGGCTGCCCGGGCCAGGGGCCACTACCGTGCTCCCCGGCGCCGCCGCGCGGGCCGTGGCGAGCTCCCCGACGTGCCGGGGCCCGCGGACACCGACGAGGCTGCCGCGGCCGGTGGGAGCACATGGCGGCCCGGCCCCGGTCTCGGCTGGGGGATCAGTGGTCCAGGGCCCTCGCGCCGCGACCCCCAGCCCCTCGCCGGCATCGCCGCCCGGCTGATGGCCCAGCACGGGTGGTCCACGTCGGTCGGCGTCGGCGGGGTCGTCGGGCGCTGGCGCGAGGTGGTCGGCGACCAGCTCGCCGACCACTGCGAGGTGGAGACCTTCGAGGAGGGCGAGCTGGTGGTACGTGCGAGCTCGACCGCGTGGGCGACCCAGCTGCGCCTGCTGCTGCCGCAGCTCGAGCGGCGCCTGGCCGAGGAGGTGGGCGAGGGCACGGTCACCAAGATCGTCGTGCTCGGCCCGGGTGGGCCGAGCTGGAAGCACGGGAAGCGATCGGTCCCCGGGCGGGGCCCGCGCGACACCTATGGCTGA
- the gyrB gene encoding DNA topoisomerase (ATP-hydrolyzing) subunit B, with product MNDETIPAVGVAPDGQASPHNPGAVPTTQEYGASNITVLEGLEAVRKRPGMYIGSTGERGLHHLVYEVVDNSVDEALAGYADTIEVTLLDDGGVRVVDNGRGIPVDIVESEGKPAVEVVLTVLHAGGKFGGGGYAVSGGLHGVGVSVVNALSHRLQVAVKRQGHVWRMGFVDGVPTGELVQGEETDGTGTTVTFWANEDIFETIDYNFETLRTRFQQMAFLNKGLRIRLTDERSGVTDAGDEITGDGHGPADDARTGHREVSYMYEGGLRDYVHYLNSTKKVEVVHPEVIYLESEDTERRISVEIALQWTNGYSESVHTYANTINTTEGGTHEEGFRAAMTSLVNKYARDKGLLKEKDDNLTGDDIREGLTAVISVKLGEPQFEGQTKTKLGNTEARTFVQTQLYANLGDWLDAHPGEAKDIIRKSMQAAAARMAARKAREATRRKGLLESLSMPGKLKDCSSRDARVSEIFIVEGDSAGGSAVQGRDPETQAILPLRGKILNVEKARLDRALGNQEIQALITAFGTGIGEEFDLAKLRYYKIILMADADVDGQHISTLLLTLLFRYMKPLIEEGHVYLAQPPLYRLKWTNAAHQYVYSDREKEAFLAEGARAGKRLPKESGIQRYKGLGEMNDQELWETTMNPETRTLRQVTIDDAAAADETFSILMGEDVESRRGFIQRNARDVRFLDI from the coding sequence GTGAACGACGAAACCATCCCCGCGGTAGGTGTCGCACCGGACGGGCAGGCTTCCCCCCACAACCCCGGCGCCGTCCCCACCACCCAGGAGTACGGGGCCAGCAACATCACCGTCCTGGAGGGGCTCGAGGCGGTACGCAAGCGCCCGGGCATGTACATCGGCTCCACCGGCGAGCGGGGCCTGCACCACCTCGTCTACGAGGTGGTCGACAACTCCGTCGACGAGGCGCTCGCCGGTTACGCCGACACCATCGAGGTCACGCTTCTCGACGACGGCGGTGTGCGCGTGGTCGACAACGGTCGCGGCATCCCGGTCGACATCGTCGAGTCCGAGGGCAAGCCGGCCGTCGAGGTCGTCCTCACCGTGCTGCACGCCGGCGGCAAGTTCGGCGGCGGCGGCTATGCCGTCTCCGGCGGCCTGCACGGCGTCGGCGTCTCGGTGGTCAACGCCCTGTCCCATCGTCTACAGGTGGCCGTGAAGCGGCAGGGGCACGTGTGGCGGATGGGCTTCGTGGACGGTGTGCCCACCGGTGAGCTCGTCCAGGGCGAGGAGACGGACGGCACGGGCACCACGGTGACGTTCTGGGCCAACGAGGACATCTTCGAGACCATCGACTACAACTTCGAGACCCTGCGCACCCGGTTCCAGCAGATGGCCTTCCTCAACAAGGGGCTGCGCATCAGGCTCACCGACGAGCGGTCCGGCGTCACCGACGCCGGGGACGAGATCACCGGTGACGGGCACGGCCCGGCAGACGACGCCCGCACCGGCCACCGCGAGGTCTCGTACATGTACGAAGGTGGCCTGCGGGACTACGTGCACTACCTGAACTCGACCAAGAAGGTGGAGGTCGTCCACCCGGAGGTCATCTATCTGGAGTCCGAGGACACCGAGAGGCGGATCTCCGTCGAGATCGCCCTGCAGTGGACCAACGGCTACTCCGAGTCCGTGCACACCTACGCCAACACCATCAACACCACCGAGGGCGGCACGCACGAGGAGGGCTTCCGTGCCGCGATGACCTCGCTGGTGAACAAGTACGCCCGTGACAAGGGCCTGCTGAAGGAGAAGGACGACAACCTCACCGGCGACGACATCCGGGAGGGCCTGACCGCCGTCATCTCCGTCAAGCTAGGTGAGCCGCAGTTCGAGGGGCAGACGAAGACGAAGCTGGGCAACACCGAGGCACGCACGTTCGTCCAGACCCAGCTCTACGCCAACCTCGGGGACTGGCTCGACGCCCACCCCGGCGAGGCCAAGGACATCATCCGCAAGTCCATGCAGGCCGCGGCCGCCCGCATGGCGGCGCGTAAGGCCCGGGAGGCGACCCGGCGCAAGGGTCTGCTCGAGTCCCTCTCGATGCCCGGCAAGCTGAAGGACTGCTCCAGCCGGGACGCGCGCGTCTCCGAGATCTTCATCGTCGAGGGCGACTCGGCAGGCGGCTCCGCCGTCCAGGGCCGTGACCCCGAGACCCAGGCGATCCTCCCGCTGCGCGGGAAGATCCTCAACGTGGAGAAGGCCCGCCTGGACCGCGCCCTGGGCAACCAGGAGATCCAGGCGCTCATCACCGCCTTCGGCACCGGCATCGGCGAGGAGTTCGACCTCGCCAAGCTGCGGTACTACAAGATCATCCTCATGGCCGACGCCGACGTCGACGGCCAGCACATCTCCACGCTGCTGCTCACGCTGCTGTTCCGGTACATGAAGCCGCTGATCGAGGAGGGCCATGTCTACCTCGCCCAGCCGCCGCTGTACCGGCTGAAGTGGACCAACGCCGCGCACCAGTACGTCTACTCCGACCGGGAGAAGGAGGCCTTCCTCGCCGAGGGCGCCCGGGCCGGCAAGCGGCTGCCCAAGGAGAGCGGGATCCAGCGCTACAAGGGTCTGGGCGAGATGAACGACCAGGAGCTCTGGGAGACCACCATGAACCCGGAGACGCGCACGTTGCGCCAGGTCACCATCGACGACGCCGCCGCCGCGGACGAGACCTTCTCGATCCTCATGGGAGAGGACGTCGAGTCCCGCCGCGGCTTCATCCAGCGCAACGCCCGTGACGTCCGGTTCCTGGACATCTGA
- a CDS encoding cell division protein CrgA, with amino-acid sequence MPESKKRKKDTPARSEMQQAAAAKPSPSWWAPAMVTLMVLGLVWVVVTYLTQGSWPVPGLGNWNLAIGFGVMLVGFFMTLRWR; translated from the coding sequence ATGCCCGAGTCCAAGAAGCGCAAGAAGGACACCCCGGCCCGGTCCGAGATGCAGCAGGCGGCGGCCGCGAAGCCCAGCCCGAGCTGGTGGGCGCCCGCGATGGTCACGCTCATGGTGCTGGGTCTGGTCTGGGTCGTCGTCACGTACCTCACGCAGGGCAGCTGGCCGGTGCCCGGGCTGGGCAACTGGAACCTGGCGATCGGGTTCGGTGTGATGCTGGTCGGATTCTTCATGACGTTGCGGTGGCGCTGA
- a CDS encoding DLW-39 family protein: MKKVFLLATAAAAGYVAWIKIRQDREERDLWAEVTDSFGEQPPRG; the protein is encoded by the coding sequence GTGAAGAAGGTATTCCTGCTCGCCACCGCCGCTGCCGCGGGGTACGTCGCCTGGATCAAGATCCGCCAGGACCGCGAGGAGCGCGACCTCTGGGCAGAGGTCACCGACAGCTTCGGCGAGCAGCCCCCACGCGGCTGA